The Leptodactylus fuscus isolate aLepFus1 chromosome 5, aLepFus1.hap2, whole genome shotgun sequence genome segment TCAAAATTGAACAAATGACATATTTCATGATGATTACAGAGATACCAAACTTATATCAAACCTTTTTATTCTTAGGCACCCCTCTAACTATGGGTCATGACATTTAAGAGGTTAATCTACCAGAACTGGAGTTACCTCCAACTGAGGCAGTAACTGCTGGATGCCTTGCTTTATATTACATGGTAGTGATGATGTAGAAACAGCTTCTGTGCCAAATCCAATGTAACAATGTACTTTTATGGCACTTAGCATTACTTAAACACAACATAATAGTACAGTGCTAAGTGGAAAATGGTTACATTTTGCCTTTAATAAAAGCCAATGGTTGCAAAATAGTACAAAGAGAAAAtggaaatattgcacagagtaatTATTATTTAAGTTCTaagtattattttaaaaaataaatagcaTAAGTGAAGATGATAAACTATGTAATGCATATCATTTGAGGAAAAATGCTTCTATTTTCACTtgtcttcttctctttctacCCCATGCACTGATCACCCTCTCAGTTTGCTCCGGATGAAATCTGTACACACAGAGATCAGGTTACAGCTGTGGGCCTATAGACTTCTATTGAGAGGGAAGTAGAGGCGTGAGCCACTGGAAGTAGGAAGAGAGACACacacagtggtagtggctgcagcATCTTGTAACTGTTTTATCTCACTCCAATGCTGGATTCACAACTATGCTGTGCTATAGAAAGCCCACTACTGCTTCTAATGGTGAAAATGATCTCTTCTCtatgtgctgtgtatgagagacATTATAGCAGCTAGTCTACATCTAAAAGCTTCGAAACAACAGAGAGGTGAAACTTGTTGATAAATGCACAATAACATTCGTATCATTGGCTAAATATAGTCTGAAATGTTATTAAATAAACCAGGAAGTACTTTAGAGAACCTACTTTCATGATATTCAAAGCATTTTGCAGTAGGACTGTTTGGCCAGGAATAGTCTGAAGGTCTTTTCCCACGATTGTCCCTTGCATATACATTTCCTCCAAATTCTACTAGCATTTCAATAAGATCTTTATTCTTCACCTTGGCAGCATGATGTAAGGCTGTTTCATGAAGCTTTGCTGCATTCACATTTgctcctttaaaaaaataatccAACATTTAACATTGAATGTACAGTACAGTTTCTAAATCTAATGGGTCCAATCAGTCATGTACCATTCGTGCAAAGGACACAGCTGGGACCTGTCAATGGCTGCAGCAGTTACCTGACACAAACAGACTGATGTCAGCCATGACCTGtaaacagaagagaaggagcagccaGCACTAAAAATGGAGGACCTGTGAGACAGGTAAACTTTTATAAATTATAAATTTTATGTGTACATCCTTCTCCAAACACTCTAAAGTGGTGTTCACACTGTCTGCTGTccggggaaaccggacagcagacggcttgcaagtggtcggctttaaaacccattcatttgaatttttACGCGGACACAAAATcttacatggaggactttgtgtctgtggaaAATAAACAGacaccaggcagagaggctgaaaacgctcacgggcggtcacctttgaaaacccattcaaatgaatgagatttAAAGCCGACCGCTCGCAAGCCGTTTGCTTtccggtttccccggggtttaccacggacaccccgtgcggacagcagcggcagtgtgaacacCGCTTAAATGACAAGTTAAAATTATTGAAGAACAGCAGCAAAAGTTCGGCTCACCAGAAGAACAAATTTCCAATCCGAAGTTATATAAAAATCATTTCCATCTTTATTCAATATTCATGATAAAAAATGTGAAGTAGTCCCAAAGCATTGGCTAATGCTTTGGGACTACTTCACATTTTTTATCATGAATATTGAATAAAGATGGAAATGATTTTTATATAACTTCGGATTGGAAATTTGTTCTTCTGGTGAGCCGAACTTTTGCTGCTGTTCTCTATATATTCCAGTACAAGTCCGTCCGTGTTCTGGTCTCCCAGATGAACTCTGATATGGATTGGTGAGctgaatatttttgtattttaaaatTATTGAAGTTTTAAATACTAATGGtacatattcatttttttttttaactacatatAGATGAAAACATAAGTCACAGTGTAACAGCACCAAACATACTGGGAGAACTAGCAACTTGTTAATCCATTGAAAACTTTATTAGACAACAGCAATACACCACATATCAACTCACACAGGAGTCTCTCTCATATTGTATGCGCAATAGCCCTCTACACACGCTGTGAAGAGCAGTACTGGAGTGCCACTGCTTTCTTCTTTTGTGTGGATTTCTGGACATGTGTTACAGCATGCCGCCAGACTTAAGCCTGGTTTTCATCTACTTTCGGTATTCCGtgtggggagtccacatggggagcccccgaacggaataccgaacgcattgacaagcagtgagcagtgaaagcacacggattccatagactataatggcgtccatgtgctttccacgcggagtccgcacgagtcatgcggacaggaaaatagttcatgaagtacttttctgtccgtatgttccatgcagacactgtgtagaaaatacacagaccccattatagtctatgggggccatgtGCATTCATAAGCACTCTGCTTGCCTATGTgtccggtattccattcgggggttcccatgtggtctctctgaatggaataccgaacgcagatgtgaaccaggccttacttctTCAGCATCTGTCAGATAAGTATCCCATCCTTATGTTATATTCTACATTGGCTATATACATATGGCACTTTGTTTATTACATGTGATGTTTTAGCATATCAGGTGAATACTAATCAGCACATTTTAATATGTTATATGATTGGTCTGCACTAATATATATTGTTCAGAGGTAGATTTTGTTACTAGTACTTGAGACAGACTCCTGTGTATGTTGATACGTGGTGTATTGCTGTTTCCtaataaaggagttttccatgGATTAACAAGTTGCTGACGGATcaatttatatacagtcctatgaaaaagtttgggcacccctattaatcttaatcatttttagttctaaatattttggtgtttgcaacagccatttcagtttgatatatctaataactgatggacacagtaatatttcaggattgaaatgaggtttattgtactaacagaaaatgcgcaatatgcattaaaccaaaatttgaccggtgcaaaagtatgggcacccttatcattttattgatttgaatactcctaactactttttactgacttactgaagcacaaaattggttttgtaacctcagtgagctttgaacttcatagccaggtgtatccaatcatgagaaaaggtatttaaggtggccaattgcaagttgttctactatttgaatctcctctgaagagtggcatcatgggctactcaaaacaactctcaaatgatctgaaaacaaagattgttcaacatggttgttcaggggaaggatacaaaatgttgtctcagagatttaacctgtcagtttccactgtgaggaacatagtaaggaaatggaagaccacagggacagttcttgttaagcccagaagtggcaggccaagaaaaatttcagaaaggcagagaagaagaatggtgagaacagtcaaggacaatccacagaccacctccaaagagctgcagcatcatcttgctgcagatggtgtcactgtgcatcggtcaactatacagcgcactttgcacaaatagaagctgtatgggagagtgatgaaaaaagaagccgtttctgcacgtacgccacaaatagagttgcctgaggtatgaaaaagcacatttggacaaggcagcttcattttggaaacaaaaattgagttgtttggttataaaaaaaaggctttatgcatgtcgtccaaaaagaaacagcattccaagaaaaacacatgctacccactgtaaaatttggtggaggttccatcatgctttggggctgtgtggccaatgccggcatcgggaatcttgttaaagttgagggtcgcatggattccactcagtatcagcagattcttgagaataatgttcaagaatcagtgacgaagttgaagttacgccggggatggatatttcagcaagacaatgatccaaaacaccgctccaaatcctcaggcattcatgcagaggaacaattacaatgttctggaatggccatcccagtccccagacctgaatatcattgaacatctgtgggatgatttgaagcgggctgtccatgctcggcgaccatctaacttaactgaacttgaattgtttgtccaaaatacctttatccaggatccaggaactgattaaaagctacaggaagcgactagaggctgttatctttgcaaaaggaggatctactaaatattaatgtcacttttctgttgaggtgcccatacttttgcaccggtcaaattttggtttaatgcatattgcgcattttctgttagtacaataaacctcatttcaatcctgaaatattactgtgtccatcagttattagatatatgaaactgaaatggctgttgcaaataccaaaatatttagaactaaaaatgattaagattaataggggtgcccaaactttttcataggactgtatgtgtttttgctttttttttttttttttttttttttacttttaatttctGAATTCTAATACATTGTTATATCTCTGTGTTTAATCACATTGTTTCTGGTATGCCTTAATAGACTTTAGCCCAAGACACACTTGATCACATAGGTACTGCTGTGTTATCAAAATGATTTAAATGTATAGCACTGGGTGTTAAAAGTCACCAGCACTGAATATTTAGGTCTTGGAGGGGGagaggttatccagcttccaaaaagtaTCTGCAAATGcacccacagcagtgctaaatactcactgttcctttGTGAACCCTTTAATTGGCTTTAATTTACTTGCcactccttgtatcactgctattaaagggatcctatcattcaaactcattgtTTTCTCaccaacacgtcggaatagccttaagaaaagctatttttctcctacttttcgatgtcttctccgcgacaccattcgcttgaaatcccgatTTTTGTTACTATGCAAATGGATTCTCTCTTaaaactgggggcgtccccaatgctgcgagagaactctctccagtgccgcctccatcttcttcagcaacagccactgctgcgagagaactcatttgcataccgacaaaaaaaacaggatttcaagcgAAGAGCATtgtggagaagacatttaaagataggagaagtagcctttcttaaaggggctctatcagcaaaatcatgctgctagagccccacatatgcgtgcatagcctttaaaaaggctattcaggcatcggtaatgttatattaaaactacccccccccctctcccccccccgttttaaaaaaataacctaaaaaagaatgtgctctacttacggatcgtgcacgctgggcgggcattcagggtgtgtcttcatcttcttccccgcctcttcttcctccgatgtcctccagttccgtcttcttccagcgctcgctcgcggacactgatatgaaaaaaaggcctgggcgcatgcgcagtagcatgtggcttctactacggctactgcgcatgcgccccagCTATCACTGTCCATTTGCGAgcactggaggaagacgggaccggaggacatcggaggaagaagaggcagggatgcagaagaagacataccctgaatgcctgcccagggtgcacgttcggtaagtagatcatattcttttttaggttattattttaaaacggggaagaagtttaatataacatttacggtgcctgaatagcctttttaaaggctattcacgcatatgtggggctctagcagcatgattttgctgatagagcccctttaaggctattccaatgtgttagtgagaaaaaaaatagtttgaatgataagatccctttaacatGTAGTGAATCTGTGGCTAAACTAAATTTCTCATggttcatctgcctgctctcactctgggtactcctcccttctccactgCAATATAATCACTTCCACATCTGaagtcacatgctgctgtgatgttaaTTTTCGTTCGCATGGGGTATTGACCTTTTCAAACGAAACATCAAAGCTGAGATCTATGACCTAAAACACATATTTTTAAAAAactacataacccctttaaaccaatTTTGCTGATATCATCTGGATATCAAAACTATTGATATAAACCTACCTGCAGAGAGTAACACTTTAGCACAGTCCAAGTGCTCTCTTGCACAAGCTACATGTAAAGGGGTACCAAAATGACAATCATGAGCTTCTAGATTTGCCCCCACGTCTATTAGGAGTTTAACACATTCTTGGTTACCTATTACAAAAATACACAAATCAAGAAGACATAAAGTAAAGATTTAGAAACAAATCCAAACAATCGTAAAAGTGAACTTGTCAACAGATTTTAGTTACTAAAACAAAGCAAAGTACCCAGTGGCATTCATGGTAAGTTTAACATTTGAGGAAGGCAAAACACTTGAAGGTATTCCAAGAGATGAACTGCAAGAGTATCTAgtctagtagaaaataaattaataacgGATTACAAGCATAGAGAACAAGTTGTGTGTTTTACTAACAATCTTAGTTTCTTTGAAGACATTTTGTGCCAATCTAGATGTTAGTTATGTAGCTGATGTGATACAACTTGATTTTGTAATGGCATGTGATAACGGGACACACAAAAGCCTTGTTCTAAATCTACAGAttcaataaactggggacaaagtaTGCAAATGGTCAAAGAACTGATTAGAAGTCAGAAAACAAAGCCATTGAAAATGGTACAAATATAAACTGGGGTATAGTCAATCGTACCACAAGGGTATGTGTTAGGCCCAGTTCTCTTTATTAATAACGTTATGGGTTAGATTAGCAGTAAAGTGCCTTTGGTAATGATACTTAAACTAAGCTAACctgtaaaatattaaataaagaGCTTGATAAGCAAGCAGCATGGGTAAGAATgtcaaaaaatgtcaaaaaatgcAAAGTAATGCACCTAGGCTTCAGTAACTGTATTACTGTGGCTATATTACTGCAGAAATGCTAAACGAAACACCACTAGGGAATAACAGAACAAAAAAAGGATTTGGATATTTTGATTTCAAGTAAGCTAAACAGCAGCACTCAGTGTCAAGCAGCAGCTGCAAAAGCTGTTAAGATTTTAGGGTGTATAAAGAGAGCGATAAAACCCCACGATCCTATCGTAATATTATCCCTCTATATATTCCTTGTAAGAACACACCGGAAATATGACCAAGAAAAAAAACTAATGACATTACACTTGGAGGTCCCTCTAGTTATTTAAGTACACTAGACTAGTGTATCATTTCATTGTGGAATCACCAATCAGGaaaaatcaatggtgctctgcCATCCAACAATGTGCAAGCAATCCTAAGAAGGATTCCTTCTAAGAAGCAAATAGGAAAATTAGAGAGAGTTCAACGGAGGGTGACTAGATCATATAAAGGGATGGAACATTTCACTTATAATTAGGGCTGGGGTGTGAGACAAAACAAAGTTATTAATTATACAATCATGaatattatttaataaattagATACATTTTAGATGTAGATGCATAATGGAATTGGATGTGAAAAAGCATGAAACAAATGTAAATGATATGATAACTGAATTTGTAATTCCTACTTTGAAAGTTGTTCCCATAAAGTCTTTCCTACGAAAAACCCCAAGAAAATGAGGATAAATGTACCACTAGAGACTATTGATCCATATACTAAAGATACACTCACCACTCATGCATGCCTCATGAAGAGGAGATGCAGTAAAAAGTGGAGGGTTCACTTTAGCTCCATAGTCCAGGAGCACCTTTATACAATCCACACTGCCTGCAGCAGAGGCATCACAGAGGGGAGTACTGCCGTCAATATTTCTGGCATCCACCTATGTGAACAAGACAAAACACATCCGTAGAGACAATGATATTAACGTAAGGCTGGAAGGTTCTATACTTACTGTGTTTAGGGCATTGGTTTCACATATAATGGGGGAATGCTCCTAATTTATGCCTCTACCAAATGCATCAGCTCTACTGCATACATTTAAATAGGTTGTCAATAGACCACTATTGTTAATTACACATATACCGattaatacttttttattttttaagtatcTAGCTGCATAGGAAATCACAACTGGTTAGTCTTAGTAAAGGACAATACaaattattatacatatatatatatatatttactttgcGCGTCATaaaagcttccattgatttcaatgggagcctggatcgtatacggtgcgttattttgcggccgcaaaataacgcagcgtatacgatccaggctcccattgaaatcaatgggagcttttacggcgcgcaaagtctcacacgccgtatacgtgccacatcacgcggcacgttactccgtgtgaatggaccctaagtcgtCACAATATTAGTCTAAAGGGTTAAATTTATTGAAAGCAGGATCTAGTACATGCctttagcctggatacaagatgagatatggatgGGCATGGAAGCACACAGGAGCCCACATATGTTGCAGATGGGACTATAGATCCTTCACACTCATAGGTTGCTGAAGTTAGTGCCCTAGCTGGTCATGGACAGACGGAGGTTTAACAAAAGGTACTACTTCTTTAAAATT includes the following:
- the ASB13 gene encoding ankyrin repeat and SOCS box protein 13, giving the protein METGAAPFTAPAALRGPVIGDIGNWADRTPVHDASRLGQTLQLRQLIESGVCVNLVTVDSITPLHEACLQGHIQCVKLLLAAGAQVDARNIDGSTPLCDASAAGSVDCIKVLLDYGAKVNPPLFTASPLHEACMSGNQECVKLLIDVGANLEAHDCHFGTPLHVACAREHLDCAKVLLSAGANVNAAKLHETALHHAAKVKNKDLIEMLVEFGGNVYARDNRGKRPSDYSWPNSPTAKCFEYHEKTPRTLSQLCRLQLRKSLGQGAVEKVSKLDIPQRLIEYLTFQ